The Flavobacterium jumunjinense genome includes a region encoding these proteins:
- a CDS encoding T9SS type A sorting domain-containing protein codes for MKKIILFLSLISFSLAQATIIVKDIPDFTFSPTNTLFNFDFNSDGTIEFSFEDLNGVSTFFNANDVNFVSSGSIDSGYGWDVMKFLSEGSTISNLSLFDAQGDAYINPMWANANDIFPAGDSYIGTKFKIGTTTHYGWILISSTGGATGTITIKSYAYNNVPDASITAGQTTLGLNDFNADFEVKIYPNPTTDFVFIKTEKDLNSISVYNAKGEMIIANVKNNRIDFSLLSSGIYFLNFVSDDNKRSSIKLIKE; via the coding sequence ATGAAAAAAATTATTTTATTCTTAAGCCTTATTAGTTTCTCTTTAGCTCAGGCAACAATCATTGTAAAAGACATTCCAGACTTTACGTTTTCACCAACAAACACTTTATTCAATTTTGACTTTAATTCTGATGGAACAATTGAATTTTCTTTTGAGGATTTGAATGGAGTTAGTACATTCTTTAATGCCAACGATGTAAATTTTGTTAGTTCGGGTTCTATTGATAGTGGTTATGGTTGGGACGTGATGAAGTTTTTAAGTGAAGGCAGCACTATAAGTAATTTAAGTTTGTTTGATGCTCAAGGGGATGCTTACATCAACCCAATGTGGGCAAATGCAAATGATATTTTTCCAGCTGGAGACTCTTATATTGGAACTAAATTCAAGATTGGGACTACTACTCATTATGGATGGATTCTAATTAGCTCTACAGGAGGAGCTACAGGAACCATAACTATAAAAAGTTATGCTTATAACAACGTGCCTGACGCTAGTATTACTGCTGGGCAAACAACATTAGGACTTAATGATTTTAATGCTGATTTTGAGGTAAAAATATATCCTAATCCAACAACAGATTTTGTATTTATTAAAACTGAAAAAGATCTAAACTCAATTTCTGTGTATAATGCAAAAGGAGAAATGATAATAGCAAATGTTAAAAACAATAGAATAGATTTCTCTCTATTATCTTCGGGTATCTATTTTTTGAATTTTGTTTCAGATGATAATAAACGTTCAAGTATTAAACTGATAAAGGAATAA
- a CDS encoding GLPGLI family protein, with protein sequence MTRLIISLLVVFFTILKSNAQNFQGKAIYSSKTQMGDLDIKSDGMSPEMLDQIKEKMAKAFEKTYVLNFNRFESVYQEEEKLNAPSGSSSVNFVTVFSGSNRSKTYKNLKEKKYVSEEDIFGKEFLVMDSLPKMNWIMEGEQKKIGNYTCYKAKIIIPVTDEDRKEREELLNKQKSNKTAFIVSGDLKEQVIEAWYTLDIPVSNGPSKYWGLPGLILELHENETTYLCSKIVLNIEEDLKIKAPKSGKKVTQKEFDEIKEERLKKMMNDDGVIEISIDH encoded by the coding sequence ATGACACGATTAATAATAAGTTTACTAGTTGTATTTTTTACAATTCTAAAAAGTAATGCACAGAATTTTCAAGGAAAAGCTATTTACTCTTCAAAAACACAAATGGGAGATTTGGATATAAAGAGTGATGGAATGTCGCCAGAAATGTTAGATCAAATAAAAGAGAAAATGGCAAAAGCATTTGAGAAAACATATGTTTTAAACTTTAATAGGTTTGAATCTGTTTATCAAGAGGAAGAAAAATTAAATGCTCCTTCAGGAAGTAGTTCGGTAAATTTTGTTACTGTTTTTTCAGGTAGTAATCGTTCTAAAACCTATAAAAATCTTAAAGAAAAAAAGTATGTATCGGAAGAAGATATTTTTGGGAAAGAATTTTTAGTAATGGATTCGTTACCAAAAATGAATTGGATTATGGAAGGTGAACAGAAGAAAATTGGGAATTATACATGTTATAAAGCAAAAATAATTATTCCTGTTACCGACGAGGATAGAAAGGAAAGAGAGGAGTTATTGAATAAACAGAAATCGAATAAAACGGCTTTTATAGTTTCAGGAGATTTAAAAGAACAAGTAATTGAAGCGTGGTATACATTAGATATTCCAGTTTCAAATGGTCCAAGTAAATACTGGGGATTACCAGGTTTAATATTGGAATTGCATGAAAATGAAACGACCTATTTGTGTTCTAAAATAGTCTTGAATATTGAAGAAGATCTAAAAATTAAAGCCCCTAAATCGGGTAAAAAAGTAACTCAAAAAGAGTTTGATGAAATTAAAGAAGAAAGATTGAAAAAAATGATGAACGATGATGGTGTAATTGAAATAAGTATAGACCACTAA
- a CDS encoding GLPGLI family protein encodes MKKIIITSLLFVSVFLNAQNFQGMAVYESKTSTAEMMKNFGGNREITPDMQKRIEENMKKMFEKTFVLNFEKTASIYKEEEKLEAPGQQGGGRMMASIMGGGGTQYKNVKEKMYVVDKEFFGKEFLIKDTLTNYKWQMSSESKKIGEYTCFKATAVVKTDASDMRNFRMRGNKDKEEKAKKTKDSIDASKKTNFLKEDFEQIKEKTITAWYCPEIPINQGPDKYWGLPGLILEVNDGTTVLLCSKIVMNTKDKAEIKAATKGKEVTQTEYDDIVMKKMEEMREMYGGQRGGRGGFH; translated from the coding sequence ATGAAAAAAATAATTATTACGTCCTTATTATTCGTTTCTGTGTTTTTGAATGCGCAAAACTTTCAAGGAATGGCAGTGTATGAGTCGAAAACAAGTACGGCAGAAATGATGAAAAACTTTGGTGGTAACAGGGAAATAACACCTGATATGCAAAAGAGGATTGAGGAGAATATGAAAAAGATGTTTGAAAAAACATTTGTGCTAAATTTCGAAAAAACGGCATCCATCTATAAAGAAGAAGAAAAATTAGAAGCTCCTGGTCAGCAAGGTGGTGGAAGAATGATGGCATCTATTATGGGAGGTGGTGGAACACAATATAAGAATGTGAAAGAAAAAATGTATGTTGTAGATAAAGAGTTTTTTGGAAAAGAATTTTTAATAAAAGACACACTTACAAACTATAAATGGCAAATGTCTTCTGAAAGTAAGAAAATTGGAGAATATACTTGTTTCAAAGCGACAGCTGTGGTTAAAACAGACGCTTCTGACATGAGGAATTTTAGAATGAGAGGAAATAAGGATAAGGAAGAAAAAGCAAAGAAAACTAAAGATTCCATTGATGCGTCGAAGAAAACTAACTTTCTAAAGGAAGACTTTGAACAGATAAAAGAAAAAACAATTACAGCATGGTATTGTCCAGAAATACCAATTAATCAAGGTCCAGATAAATATTGGGGATTGCCAGGTTTAATATTAGAAGTGAATGATGGAACTACAGTTTTGTTATGTTCTAAAATCGTTATGAATACTAAAGATAAAGCTGAAATTAAAGCAGCAACTAAAGGAAAAGAAGTTACGCAAACGGAATATGACGACATTGTAATGAAGAAAATGGAGGAAATGAGAGAAATGTATGGTGGACAGCGTGGCGGAAGAGGCGGGTTTCATTAA
- a CDS encoding deoxynucleoside kinase, with product MHIAVAGNIGAGKTTLTKLLAKHFKWEAHYEDVVDNPYLDDFYHKMERWSFNLQIYFLNSRFRQVLQIRESGKTTIQDRTIYEDSHIFAPNLHTMGLMTNRDFNNYKSLFDLMEGLVGSPDLLIYLRSSIPNLVNQIHKRGRDYENTISIDYLSRLNERYEAWIETYDKGKLVIIDVDNINFVDNPEDLGSIINRIDAEINGLF from the coding sequence ATGCATATAGCAGTTGCTGGAAATATTGGAGCAGGTAAAACCACATTAACAAAGTTACTTGCAAAACATTTTAAATGGGAAGCTCATTATGAAGATGTTGTTGACAATCCTTATTTAGATGATTTTTACCATAAAATGGAACGTTGGAGTTTTAATTTACAAATATATTTTTTAAATAGCCGATTTAGACAAGTTTTACAAATTAGAGAAAGCGGAAAAACTACTATTCAAGACAGAACCATCTATGAAGATTCGCATATTTTTGCACCTAATCTTCATACTATGGGATTGATGACAAATAGAGATTTCAATAATTATAAGTCTTTATTCGACTTAATGGAAGGCTTAGTTGGTTCTCCTGATTTACTTATTTATTTGAGAAGTTCAATTCCTAATTTAGTAAATCAAATTCATAAAAGAGGTAGAGATTATGAAAATACAATTTCTATTGATTATTTAAGCAGGCTAAACGAGCGCTATGAAGCTTGGATAGAAACATATGACAAAGGAAAATTAGTTATAATAGATGTTGATAATATTAATTTCGTAGACAATCCTGAAGATCTAGGAAGTATCATAAATCGTATTGATGCTGAGATAAACGGATTGTTTTAA
- a CDS encoding carboxymuconolactone decarboxylase family protein, whose protein sequence is MPLVTPLLPDHDKETKELADFFNETLGFCPNSVLTMQHRPAISKAFINLNKAVMENQGRVTSSLKRMIAWVSSNSTGCRYCQAHAIRAAERYGADQEKLDNIWEYKTHTAFTDAERIALDFSLAASLVPNAVTEDIKTELYKYWDEGEIVEMLGVISLFGYLNRWNDSMGTTLEEDAIDSGNQYLGKTGWEVGKHQ, encoded by the coding sequence ATGCCATTAGTAACACCATTATTACCCGATCACGATAAAGAAACAAAAGAATTAGCCGATTTCTTTAATGAAACGTTAGGTTTTTGCCCTAATTCAGTATTAACAATGCAACATCGTCCTGCAATTTCCAAGGCTTTTATTAATCTTAATAAAGCCGTTATGGAAAACCAAGGAAGAGTAACCTCTTCTTTAAAAAGAATGATTGCATGGGTAAGCAGCAACTCAACAGGTTGTCGTTATTGCCAAGCACATGCTATACGAGCTGCAGAACGCTATGGAGCAGACCAAGAAAAACTAGATAATATTTGGGAATACAAAACCCATACTGCCTTTACTGATGCAGAAAGAATTGCTTTAGACTTTTCGCTTGCAGCTTCATTAGTACCAAATGCAGTAACTGAAGATATCAAGACCGAGTTATACAAATATTGGGACGAAGGAGAAATTGTAGAAATGCTAGGTGTAATTTCTTTGTTCGGATATCTAAATAGATGGAATGATTCTATGGGCACAACACTTGAAGAAGATGCAATAGACAGCGGAAATCAATACCTAGGAAAAACAGGTTGGGAAGTTGGAAAACATCAATAA
- a CDS encoding TonB-dependent receptor yields MKKYLLIAFLFVVSIGFSQNIRFEGVVKDSTGLGLEMANVMAINNDTKAMDAYAITNENGKFILNLKASSSYQIKASYIGFQSYEKQVDTKTANMVFDIEMSQGVQLKDVEVVYEMPVSISGDTIIYNSDSFTNGTEKKLEDVLKKLPGVEVNKDGEIQVEGKTVQKIMVEGKDFFDGDTKIATKNIPADALDKIQVLRNYNEVSNLKGLENNEESIAINIKLKEGKKNFWFGDVTAGVGVGHEEDRYLINPKLFYYSPKYSINVIGNLNNIGELPLTMRDYFKFTGGFKNMMRKGGSSFNVSSNDLGILGLRNDQAANINTKFGAANFSYNPSKAWTLSGFGIFLGNKTDVQTNSVNDLPEGASVNAVEEKEDISRQKSDLGIFKLSSSYVPSTKLHFDYDALLKFSNQKENQSVFSTELGDIYTNKNQKPFSINQNLNYYYTLNDKNVFAFESQHLYQQEDPFYNANLQNLAFNLGSDYNTMQVRDDISQQRFVKTNKIDVKFDYYYMLTPKSNVNITVGNTYSYQNFDSHIFQVLDNQSVNDLDSEDSNNDVNYAFNDVFLGLHYKFIKGKFTFNPGFSVHNYSTNDVQLGTSNKQSFNRFLPDFFAQYQIKKSESLTYNFSLSNNFTDIVKLSEGFVFSNYNSLFSGNRNLENSLSQVHSLRYFKYNMFNFENIFANITYTKQVDAIKNKALLTSANQVTSAVNIDSNFADETFSGAANYGRSFARYYKASAGLSLNWSKFNNIRVLPTTEENIQTTESFSQNYNVRFSTNFKKYPNLSLQYAFSINDNSSSVFYTDNPSVELEYFFLEAFSFVTEYSFYHNRNKEKTIDTEYDFLSSSLTYQKKDSKVEWKLSGTNLLNTKALNSNSFNQLGGTNSFSSYIVQPRYIVLSMKYNL; encoded by the coding sequence ATGAAAAAATATCTCTTAATTGCCTTTTTGTTCGTTGTTTCAATAGGTTTTTCTCAAAACATACGTTTTGAAGGTGTTGTTAAAGACAGTACGGGTTTAGGGTTGGAAATGGCTAATGTTATGGCTATAAATAATGACACTAAAGCAATGGATGCGTATGCGATTACAAATGAAAACGGTAAATTTATTTTAAATTTAAAAGCAAGCTCTTCCTATCAAATAAAAGCAAGTTATATTGGGTTTCAGTCTTATGAAAAACAAGTAGATACAAAAACTGCAAATATGGTTTTTGATATCGAAATGTCGCAAGGTGTTCAATTAAAAGATGTTGAAGTGGTTTATGAGATGCCAGTTTCGATATCCGGAGATACAATTATCTATAATTCGGACTCATTTACTAACGGAACTGAAAAAAAATTAGAAGATGTCCTGAAAAAATTACCAGGTGTTGAAGTTAATAAAGATGGAGAAATTCAGGTAGAAGGGAAAACGGTTCAAAAAATAATGGTTGAAGGGAAAGATTTTTTTGATGGAGACACAAAGATTGCTACAAAAAATATTCCTGCCGATGCGCTAGATAAAATTCAGGTACTAAGAAATTATAATGAAGTGTCGAATTTAAAAGGACTTGAAAATAACGAGGAAAGCATAGCAATTAATATTAAATTAAAAGAAGGAAAAAAGAATTTCTGGTTTGGAGATGTAACGGCTGGTGTTGGAGTTGGTCATGAAGAAGATCGTTACTTGATAAATCCTAAATTGTTCTATTATAGTCCTAAGTATAGCATCAATGTAATTGGAAACCTTAATAATATTGGAGAATTACCGTTAACAATGCGTGATTATTTTAAGTTTACAGGTGGATTTAAAAATATGATGCGTAAAGGAGGTTCAAGTTTTAATGTGTCATCAAACGATTTAGGTATTCTTGGATTAAGAAACGATCAAGCGGCAAATATAAATACAAAGTTTGGTGCGGCTAATTTTAGTTACAACCCTTCAAAGGCATGGACATTGAGTGGTTTTGGAATATTCTTAGGGAATAAAACCGACGTGCAAACTAATTCTGTAAACGATTTGCCAGAAGGTGCTTCTGTGAATGCCGTAGAAGAAAAAGAAGATATTTCAAGACAAAAAAGTGATTTAGGAATTTTTAAATTGAGCTCAAGCTATGTGCCTTCTACAAAATTGCATTTTGATTATGATGCTTTATTGAAGTTTTCAAATCAAAAAGAAAATCAAAGTGTTTTTTCTACAGAATTAGGTGATATTTATACCAATAAAAACCAAAAACCTTTCAGTATCAACCAAAACTTGAATTATTATTATACATTGAATGATAAAAATGTTTTCGCATTTGAAAGTCAGCATTTATACCAACAAGAAGATCCTTTTTATAATGCTAATTTGCAAAATTTAGCTTTTAATTTGGGTTCAGATTATAATACAATGCAGGTTCGAGATGATATTTCGCAACAACGTTTTGTGAAAACAAATAAAATTGATGTTAAGTTTGATTATTACTATATGCTAACTCCAAAAAGTAATGTAAATATTACTGTCGGAAATACCTATTCGTATCAAAATTTTGATTCACATATTTTTCAAGTGTTAGATAATCAATCTGTTAACGATTTAGATTCTGAGGATAGTAATAATGATGTTAATTATGCTTTTAATGATGTGTTCTTAGGGCTACATTATAAATTTATAAAAGGAAAATTCACATTTAACCCAGGATTTAGTGTGCATAATTATAGTACAAATGATGTGCAGTTGGGAACAAGTAATAAACAAAGTTTTAATCGATTTCTTCCAGATTTCTTTGCACAATATCAAATTAAAAAATCGGAAAGTTTAACTTATAATTTTTCATTGTCTAACAATTTTACAGATATTGTTAAGTTATCAGAAGGCTTCGTTTTTTCAAATTATAACAGTCTATTTAGTGGAAATCGTAATCTAGAAAATTCATTATCACAAGTGCATAGTCTTCGCTATTTTAAGTATAATATGTTTAATTTCGAAAACATATTTGCAAACATAACTTATACTAAGCAAGTAGATGCTATTAAAAATAAAGCGTTGTTAACAAGTGCAAATCAGGTTACTTCTGCGGTAAATATAGATTCTAACTTTGCAGATGAAACATTTTCAGGAGCAGCAAATTACGGACGTTCTTTTGCAAGATATTATAAAGCTTCAGCGGGTTTAAGTTTAAATTGGAGTAAATTCAATAATATTAGAGTGTTGCCAACAACAGAAGAAAACATTCAAACAACAGAATCATTCTCTCAAAATTATAATGTTCGATTTTCAACAAATTTTAAAAAATATCCAAACTTGAGTTTGCAATACGCTTTCAGTATTAATGACAATTCAAGTAGTGTTTTCTATACTGATAACCCTTCTGTTGAGTTGGAGTATTTCTTTTTAGAGGCATTTTCTTTTGTAACTGAATATAGTTTCTATCACAATAGAAATAAGGAAAAAACTATTGACACCGAATATGATTTTCTTTCATCGAGCTTAACCTATCAAAAGAAAGACAGTAAAGTAGAATGGAAACTTTCTGGTACAAACTTGTTAAATACTAAAGCATTGAATAGTAATAGCTTTAATCAATTAGGAGGGACAAATAGTTTTTCAAGCTATATAGTACAGCCTAGATATATTGTTTTAAGTATGAAATATAATTTGTAG
- a CDS encoding response regulator transcription factor, with protein sequence MNLNVLLAEDESSLGLIVKESLENRNFTVTLCENGELAFEIFKKHSFDALVLDIMMPKKDGFTLAEEIRKIDKEIPILFLTAKSQTEDVVKGFKIGCNDYIKKPFSIEELIVRIISLTNRNQQTVKKTTLNIGKYEFNTENQVLKYNDKTFKLTNREASLLELLIQNKGEIINRETILNTVWENNDFFSGRSMDVFITKLRKKLNLDPNVEIINSRGRGYKLIE encoded by the coding sequence ATGAATCTTAACGTATTATTAGCAGAAGATGAATCCTCTTTAGGATTGATTGTTAAAGAAAGTTTAGAAAACAGAAACTTTACTGTCACTTTATGCGAAAATGGAGAGCTTGCTTTCGAAATTTTCAAGAAACATTCTTTTGATGCTTTAGTGCTAGACATTATGATGCCTAAAAAAGATGGTTTTACACTCGCAGAAGAAATTAGAAAAATTGATAAAGAAATACCTATTCTTTTTTTAACTGCTAAATCGCAAACCGAAGACGTTGTTAAAGGCTTTAAAATTGGATGTAATGACTATATTAAAAAACCATTTAGCATTGAAGAATTAATTGTTAGAATAATATCTTTAACAAATAGAAACCAACAAACCGTTAAGAAAACCACGTTAAACATTGGAAAATATGAGTTTAACACTGAAAATCAAGTTTTAAAGTACAACGACAAAACTTTCAAACTAACAAATAGAGAGGCTTCTTTACTAGAGTTATTGATTCAAAACAAAGGAGAAATAATCAACAGAGAAACCATTTTAAACACTGTTTGGGAGAACAATGATTTTTTTAGCGGACGAAGTATGGATGTATTTATAACCAAACTTAGAAAAAAATTAAACCTCGACCCTAATGTTGAAATTATCAACAGTAGAGGTCGAGGCTATAAATTAATTGAATAG
- a CDS encoding RDD family protein produces the protein MSFIISFIDYDFFSKNNYEYIFYILKFFNPIHFDLLHFKNELVLPNNNEGTYTSISLNGIIFLLTLLIGTIIYHLSNQKKSRLLHFTLLFFFVSKSVSLIFSLFNITHFIKNQPGLTFYYTTTNIFWIFFAYKAINHLNSLKTLITVSINKNEIKERVSAREIINQSLSKENTRQIPYEKATIGDRFLNYILDTFFVILIFSPNIFGLARSTEYRESIYNLGNEIGESTVLILFLAISRLIYYIISEGIFHLSPAKALTETQIHSTTESKLSFATVIGRSFSRLIPFEPFSFFSKTGWHDDLSNTTVLKNKKTGNSQIYSILFILLFVLISVIYGLNKYKF, from the coding sequence ATGAGTTTTATAATTTCTTTCATTGATTATGATTTTTTTTCAAAAAACAATTACGAATACATATTTTACATTTTAAAATTTTTCAATCCTATTCATTTCGACCTTCTACACTTTAAGAACGAATTAGTACTGCCTAATAACAATGAAGGAACTTACACTTCAATTTCACTTAACGGGATCATCTTCTTATTAACCTTACTAATTGGGACCATAATTTATCATTTAAGCAATCAAAAGAAGAGTCGTTTATTACATTTTACACTACTATTCTTTTTTGTTTCAAAATCAGTGAGTTTAATTTTTTCGTTATTTAACATTACTCATTTCATTAAAAACCAGCCAGGCTTAACATTTTACTATACAACTACCAATATCTTCTGGATTTTCTTCGCATACAAAGCAATTAACCATCTTAACTCATTAAAAACATTAATAACAGTGAGCATTAATAAAAATGAAATTAAAGAAAGAGTGAGTGCTCGCGAAATAATAAATCAATCACTTAGCAAAGAAAACACAAGACAAATCCCTTATGAAAAAGCAACAATTGGAGATCGATTTTTAAATTACATTTTAGACACTTTTTTTGTGATTTTAATATTCTCACCAAACATTTTTGGACTAGCAAGAAGTACAGAATATCGAGAAAGCATTTATAATTTAGGAAATGAAATAGGAGAAAGTACTGTTTTAATTCTTTTTTTAGCCATTAGCAGACTAATTTATTACATTATCAGCGAAGGCATATTTCATCTTTCCCCAGCTAAAGCATTAACTGAAACTCAGATTCATTCAACTACAGAAAGCAAACTTAGTTTCGCAACAGTTATTGGAAGATCATTTTCTAGATTAATTCCCTTTGAGCCTTTTAGTTTTTTCAGCAAAACTGGATGGCATGATGACCTATCCAATACAACTGTTTTAAAAAACAAAAAAACAGGGAACTCACAGATTTACTCAATTTTATTTATTTTATTATTTGTTCTTATTTCAGTTATTTACGGATTAAATAAATATAAGTTTTAA
- a CDS encoding sensor histidine kinase, with the protein MKISIRKIFFFICIIIVATICLQVYWNYKNYISNKNRLSNEIQIAYDKSLEIYFNEESKNEMISFISDNKTLKSRDFIKSIVLDSVFKSLIKTNKPKKSKTSDTVFIESFEDNNMKIDTQIFIEDSKVNAFPKNTSIKVLRGKKAQDEIGGIEQFPNRFVITISSDSIKYNVVDSIFKTELKRKNIRLNYGFRHLKNDTLFNNFSTTKEKLTLNLKPKSSFFKPSETMLLDFNHSNSLLFQRMGSELLLSLIFLIAIISCLFFMLHIINKQKKIDEIKNDFINNITHEFKTPITTISTALEGMSNFNPTNDIEKNKKYISISINQLSKLESMVEKILETATLNTEELRLNREQLDLIPFISAIVEKHKTITYKEISLSNELNDLSFYGDAFYLENVFSNLIDNAIKYGGEIITITPLIANKNIIIDITDNGNTISKNEEKAVFDKFYRIPKGNVHDVKGYGIGLYFSKIIIEKHGGSITLIRTNETTFRITLPYES; encoded by the coding sequence ATGAAAATAAGTATCCGAAAAATATTTTTCTTTATCTGTATTATAATTGTAGCTACAATATGCCTACAAGTATATTGGAATTATAAAAACTATATTTCTAATAAGAATAGGCTTTCTAATGAAATTCAAATTGCTTATGATAAATCTTTAGAAATCTATTTTAATGAAGAATCTAAAAACGAAATGATTAGTTTTATTAGTGACAACAAAACACTTAAATCTAGAGATTTCATTAAAAGTATAGTACTTGACTCGGTTTTTAAATCATTAATAAAAACCAACAAACCTAAGAAAAGTAAAACGTCAGACACTGTATTCATTGAATCTTTTGAAGATAACAACATGAAAATTGACACTCAAATCTTTATTGAGGATTCAAAAGTAAATGCATTTCCGAAAAACACTTCAATAAAAGTATTAAGAGGAAAAAAAGCCCAAGATGAAATTGGAGGTATTGAACAGTTTCCAAATCGTTTTGTAATTACAATTTCTAGCGATTCTATAAAGTACAACGTTGTCGATTCGATTTTTAAAACCGAGTTAAAACGCAAAAATATTCGTTTAAATTATGGGTTTAGACATTTAAAAAATGACACTTTATTCAATAATTTCTCCACAACGAAAGAAAAACTCACTCTGAATTTAAAACCAAAATCATCATTTTTTAAACCTTCTGAAACAATGTTATTAGATTTTAACCATTCTAATTCATTGCTTTTCCAAAGAATGGGAAGCGAACTTCTCTTGTCTTTAATTTTCCTAATTGCAATTATTAGTTGTTTATTTTTCATGTTACACATCATTAACAAACAGAAAAAAATTGATGAAATAAAAAACGATTTCATTAACAACATTACTCACGAATTCAAAACGCCAATAACTACTATTTCAACAGCCTTAGAAGGAATGAGCAATTTCAACCCTACAAATGACATTGAGAAAAACAAAAAATACATTTCAATTTCCATAAATCAGCTTTCTAAATTGGAAAGCATGGTTGAAAAAATATTAGAAACAGCCACATTAAACACTGAAGAACTTAGGCTTAATCGTGAACAATTGGATTTAATTCCTTTTATAAGCGCAATAGTAGAAAAGCACAAAACAATAACCTATAAAGAAATTTCTTTATCAAATGAATTAAATGATTTGTCTTTTTATGGAGATGCTTTCTATCTTGAAAACGTATTTTCAAATCTAATTGACAACGCAATTAAATATGGAGGAGAAATTATAACTATAACGCCTCTAATTGCTAACAAAAACATCATTATAGACATAACCGATAATGGAAACACAATTTCGAAAAATGAAGAAAAAGCTGTTTTCGATAAATTTTATAGAATACCTAAAGGAAACGTTCACGATGTTAAAGGCTATGGAATTGGTCTTTATTTTTCAAAAATCATAATAGAAAAACATGGTGGTTCAATAACTTTAATTAGAACAAACGAAACCACTTTTAGAATTACTTTGCCATATGAATCTTAA